The Acidovorax sp. RAC01 genomic sequence TTCGTGGAATGACATATGAGGGGAGTTGTAATTCTGGTCTTTTGAATGGCTTAGTATTGTTTGATAGAACTGTTAATAGAACAGTAGGCTCAAAAGATCGCATCCTAAGCTTTGTAAACGAAGGGGTAGTGCAATTTCCTCGGGTGATATATTCCCATCAAATTGTCGCGATAGAGTTGAAGGATAGTTCATTCGGCTGCGTGAACTTCCCCCAGGGCTGGAACCGTCTAAATGATCCAGATTGCACCAAGGCGCGTGCAATTTTCGGCGATGACATAATGTCAAAAAAGATCTGGCAATCCGCGATGGCTGGCAAACTTGATTTGAATGCGATAAGCAAAAAAACGAATCAAGCGCTTATTAATTCTAACGAAAGCAGTGTTGCAGCCACCGCCCCAGCCTTGAGTGACAATCGCGCAGCAAATCAATCATCTAGTTCTGTGAATATTTCGTCACTCGCAACAAGATCGCAGTCTTCGCAGATTCGGAAAGAGAATCCATGCGAACAAAATGTTTCAATGGAATATTATGCTGGAAATCCACGCACGCGACGAAACATCGTTTACATGCCATATGGACTTGGCCAGGAACAATTTTTCCCAAAAGAGAGTGATTCTGAGGCTCGAAAGATCATTCTCGCAGTGCGTGCACGTGATGACCTACAGCATTTTCGTCGCGCAAGGATTATTGAATTTCACGAGTCGGTATTGAAGGAAGCCGACCACAAGCTTTCTTACTTGAAATTCGATAATCCACATCGTGAGTTTTATAACAAAGTGCGGTCAATAGCAATTTGTTGGAAGGAGGCCGGGTGGCCTGAGGACGTTCCGCTCGTTGCCGCAACTTGCGCTGACTTAGATAAATGCCTTTGAAGATCCACCGTATGGATCTCGGCCACTCAAGGGTGACTAGCGTGACCGCCTGCATGCGGCACTGAGCACCGGCATGCCCCGGCCAGCGTGCTCTATGAGGGAGGGCACTGCACCGCAAGGGACGCGATGTGGAGGAATGGATCAGGCTTGAGCTGGAAGCAGTCCACCGGGCTGCGTGCAGCTATGCAGCGGAGCATGGTTTCGTTTCACCCTCGATGGAAGAGGTTGCTGCGGCAGAGCGCATCGCGCGAGGGTCAGTGGACTACGGCTCCAAGTGGGCACTCATGGTGGCCGAGAAGATGGTCAAGCTCGGACGCTAACTGGGCCTATTCCCAACATAATCACTCAACTCGGCATTCAGGCGTTGCAACTGCAGCAGGATATCAACAACACTTTTTCTCTGCGCATCAATCTGATTATTGAAATCTGGCGACTCTTTAGGGCACGATGGCACGAATCTCGCGGTGTACCCGCCATGATAAACATAATTGCCATTATTTCTGATGTCCAAAAGGCGTCGCAATAGAATGACTATCTCGTCTTGGACGCTTCTCGCAATAGGATCATAGGATCTGAGTTGCTGTTCATAGTGAAAGCTATTGGCAAAGAAGCGTTGCAAATTCAAGTAGACCTCTTGCTCAAACCAATAACCGGTTTGATCACCGACCCACGCCCGCTCCCCGCAATCATCGTAGGAAAGAACCCTCTCAATTGAGGACAGGAAGGTGCGTACTCGGTCACCCTCTACCCCTCTCACAAAGGTTGTATCTCCAGGAATTCTTTGAAGTTGTTCTTTGTACATGCGACATGCTTTTTCATCGATGACCCCTGCATGGGCCATTTTGTGATGCTTGTCACATAGCAATATCATGTTCTGTTTTCGGTTATCTTGCCGATTTCGATTGATATGATGGATTTCGAGATAGGTATGCTCTATACAGAATGTTATTGAGCACTTGTGCCCCGCTTCAACCTCAATTTCTCTCCTGAGTGGAGCAGGAATTGGTGGTCGGTCTTCGTCATAAACTTCCATTACTACCCCTCTGAAACCATTTCGCAATACTGCGAAGGATGAACCAATTCATTAATGCGTGCCGCCGTGCCGGTCGCCAGGATGATGAGAAAATTGACAGGATACCCCAGCTTTGAACATCCATTAATCCCGCCTAGGGATAAATCAAATTAAGACTGAACATCCTGCACGACATACCAACGCACATAGCCTTCAGGCGGCTGGGGAGCATCTGGCAGATCGACCGCAGCCACCAGGCGCGGATGCTCCCGCTGGAGCTTGGCAATGGCCTTTGAGGGGCTCGCCGCGTCCCACGAGGTGCTGGACCAGCCACATGACCTCCCGGCCTGAGCAAGAGCCCCCTTGGCAAGCTTATCCACTACTCCATCCCCACCAAAGGCACCCACGCGGCCGGAACCTTCAGCGCCGGCATCCGACAGCGGGGAAATGTCGAACCAGTGGCCGTATTCCGGGGTTTTGTCTGGGTCATCGTTGGGCCTCAAGGTGATTTCCCGCACCCGCACCGGCTGGTAGTCCTCAGGCAGGGATATGGACAGAACCGGATCAAGGGCCAGCCGCCCATCGGCATCCAGCACCCCCGAAGCCGCCCAGAGCAACACCTTGGGATACCGCGTGCGCCAGGCTGCGAACCAATCCCCCAGCAGGGGGCTGGTTGACTGGCCGGGTAGGTTTTCGATGTAAACGCCCATGTCGTCGTGGACGAACACACCCCCATGGTCGAGGTACTCGGCTGCAGGCACCGCGCTGAGCCCCCAGCTCCGGCGATCAGGATTCCCTGCGAAGATCGCCCGTGCCCTGCCCTTGTCCATGTAGTCCCGTACAAAGATGGCCTTGAAGTCCTCCACAGCCTTCGGGCTCGGGGCCTGGCGCGCAATCAGCACCTGGGGCTGGGTGGACCCCACACAGAGATACCACAGTTGGCCATCCAGCAACGCAACGGCAATCGGGATGGCCAGATGCATTTCACGCACGTAGCCCCCGCTTTTCATGGCCTCGCGTGAACGTCGCCAATCCGCAAGGACGTGGGCGAAGGTGGTCTCTTCCATCGGTGCGGTGAAGGTGGCGAGCTGCTCTTGCCACCCCTCCACCACAGCGAAGAGGCTGGCCTTGCGACCGACACTGGCAAACCTGCTGCGCCGCGCCGTCCACCCCTGAGGATCGGGCCACTGAGCCAAGACCGTCACCGAGGCATCGCGCTCGGGTAGGACCTCCCAGCGGCGGCGTACTTCGGAAAACCCCGCCTTGTCCCACGCCATGGTGATCCGGTGAACCCATGCATGGGGCTCCAGCCGGTTGTCGCACTCATCCTCCTTGGGTGTGGCGTACAGCATGTACTTCGCATCGCCAGTGAGCACCAGGCGCAAGGGCTCATACCCAAGCTTCCGGGCCAATGCCTCGGCGTCGGCTTTACGCGTGTCCTCCAACCCGTCGCCCGCCATCACGAACATCTGGTCCAGCAGTGATTTCCATGCCTTGGCATCGGCGGGGCTCGCCCCATCGAACTGAGGGAGCGGCTGGCCCCGGTTCACGGCCCTCCAGGCGATCACAGCGCGATCCACCAGCTTGGGTCGGTCAGCAATCTCCCCGACATCGCCCTCGTGCAGCGCCTGCAGCAACTGAGCCCGCGCGCCAGCCTCGGCCGCACGGTCGCTCTCGATGAGCTTCAGTGCCCGCTTGAAAAACCGGATGTATTCCAGATGCCTCTGGCGCGTTCCCCGGTGCTGGATGTACCAGCGCAGATCCTCCGGGTCCACCGCATCCAGCACCAGGTAGGGAACCTCTTCGCCCCTCCAGTCGGAGCGATTCAGCTTGAGCAAGGACACCTTGCAGTTGAACTTGCGGTCGCTGCGGAACGTGTCTTTCTGCACCCGTACATCCACGCACAGCTGGTCGCTGTCGCGGTAGACAACGGCCCATTCGACCCGCGCCAGCGGCTTGGACGTGAACTCAACGCCATTGCCGCTATGGCCGTGGTACACCTTGCAAGCCCCAGGTGCAGTCTGCGCATTCATCAGGCTGTACCAGTTGCACAGCACCCGTGAGCCGGAACGCAGGTAGCCATTCATGGGGTCTCCTCGTTTTCAGTGCAATAAGTGACGGTACGCAAAGCTAGCACTGGCGCGGGGGTGGTCTGGGTAGACCGTTGATTTCATTGACTTTCCTGTTCGCTTTGTAAACGGGTATGGTGGCCTCCCACTTTTGAGGTTCACGATGCAGGGTTGGCACACAACGTTTTTGGGGATGCGTGGGCTCCCCCGCGATATCAGCGACTTCGAGATGAAGGCATTTTTCACCTTCGATGGTGCCGAGCGCGACGCAATCAATGCACGCCGAGGTGATTCCCACAAGCTTGGTCTGGCGCTCCATATTGGTTTCCTGCGCATGAGTGGGCGTTTGCTCGGTGCCTTTCGGGTAATTCCAGTAGCCTTGTGGCGCCACCTTGGCAACGAGCTTGGCATTGCAGCACCAGAAGTCGCCTCGCTGAGAGCCATGTATGAACGCGGGCGCACGCTATTCGATCACCAACAAGTAGCCTGCACGGTCCTTGGATTCCAGTGGATGAGCGAGCACCAGCGCCGCTCACTGGTACGTGAACTGCGCGACGAAGTGGCGCGCTGCGCCGACCGCGATCAGCTACTCGTGCGGGCGCGTCAATGGCTGTA encodes the following:
- a CDS encoding HNH endonuclease signature motif containing protein; protein product: MEVYDEDRPPIPAPLRREIEVEAGHKCSITFCIEHTYLEIHHINRNRQDNRKQNMILLCDKHHKMAHAGVIDEKACRMYKEQLQRIPGDTTFVRGVEGDRVRTFLSSIERVLSYDDCGERAWVGDQTGYWFEQEVYLNLQRFFANSFHYEQQLRSYDPIARSVQDEIVILLRRLLDIRNNGNYVYHGGYTARFVPSCPKESPDFNNQIDAQRKSVVDILLQLQRLNAELSDYVGNRPS